One Dioscorea cayenensis subsp. rotundata cultivar TDr96_F1 chromosome 19, TDr96_F1_v2_PseudoChromosome.rev07_lg8_w22 25.fasta, whole genome shotgun sequence genomic window, TAACCCTGACCTTTAGTTGCGACAGAACTATGAAATCTTCAACCTTCTCAGTCCtcatttcttattatttttcatgattccaCAGGGAGAGGTTGCAGTGAATCGTCATGTTGATACCAGATCATATACATCACTTCATTCATTAGTCAATGGCATGTTTCCAGCCATGTCCTCTGGCGAGCGGGTGAAGCCTTATATCTTCTTTGTGAATTGACTTCTTTTCCGCTCACTATTATTGACAGAGAGGAAGTCATGCTGTACTCGATATCAGATAATTGTTTATTTCTTGTATTAACTTGCTAACCTCTTCTTTTACGTTGCTCCATATTATAGGAGGACTATAATTCGTGGAACTTTTGGAGGCTGCCTTTACCTGACATCAATACATAAACCAAAAATATGTATACTCTTCGACTCATTAAGAGCAACTTTCTTCATGTGGAACCCTGAACCAGCATCTTTACATGCATGACATTGTCTGCCAGgtaaaaattcttttcttggTCCTATTCTTGAGGTGTTGCTATTAtcttttgattaataattaaatgggTTAAGGTATCAAAATAATGCATAAAGTTTGGGTGCAACAGAAAATTTCATGTTTAACTGGTCAAGGCTCCCAGGGCGGAATGTCACTAGCACTTTTTGAAGACTATAGATCTAGTTCTGTATGACTAATCAAGTTGTTATTAAAAGTTaagacttctttttttttttttatcttaaaacaGATAGCGTAAGAAGGAAAAGCAGCAACAACGATATTGTAGAAACTAAACTTGCCATTGTTCTACCTTATCATGAACTgctttccatgtttttcatgttgTCATTGTTAGTTTGTTCAATTTCTGTCCCACTTTGGAATATGACAGTGCTCCTTACTGTGGTACTAAATGTTGGAGAACCACATACAACCTCATATCGAGTTCAAGATGAACATACttatctccaaaaaaaaaaattatgggaaaAATTGATAATTGGTTAATTATCTGATAGTTATACTCTTCAATATCTAATCCATGGGTTTAGGTATTTTTACTTCAGTTCTGCTTTTTGCCATAAATTCTGTAACGGATTTCGTTCTTGCATTTACTCTTGATCATTGATTAAACTATATTTACTTCTGTGACTAGTGTTTATACTTTTTAAACTCTCTTGAGCTAATTCAGTCTTAATACTGACTATTCAAAGAAATTTAATCTGTTATTCcgtttgatttttaaaatggcTAAGCATGATGTGTAAGATCCCTATGTTAAATGATGGACAATTACATGTGAATATTGCAGCACTTTTGGCATCTTAATGGTATATGATCTGGAGCTCTCTTTTTACAGCCCAATGAAGAGTTGGATAGTGCAGACACATGATTGGTCGTGGCTCGGCATTGTATATAAAACACACATGATGAACCAAGAGACCTGATGTTTATCATCCAGAAATTGTATAGCAATGTATTGATTATATCTTACAATCAGTATGTTAATCCTTTCAAacatttgttttaaaaacaacAGAACAATAGCAGATATTCGTATTCTTTGTGATTCATGTATAAATCTATTCTTCCATTTCATGAAATCCATGAGCTGAAATGTATGTATGTAGTACTTGAGGGAATGAGGGAAGCTGTAAATTGAGACATTTTTGTTTCTTCCAGGAAGTTTACCAAAacaattgaaaattaatttatttatttctgttAGTTTCCTTTGTTTTACTGGATACactgttgtttcttttgatcaGAATGTGTTTCATCCAAAGCAATGCAAATTTATCAAATGAATTGCAAGGAgtataacatataataatataatctcACCTAAAACACATGACAACTCATTGTTTCATATCAAAAGGCTCTCTGCAACTCTGTTTCTCATTCTTGATTGATGATCTCCATAAACTCCTCTTAGCTTTTCCTTGGATTTTCTCAACCAGTCTTATTGATCTCCAGAATAAGTTCTGTTGAATAGCAATAATCAAGAGACCTCGACGCAACCGAAATGCTTGTTACTGACAATTTAAATTTGAGCATTGGCCTTACTGAATCTCGATTCCACTTCGTTTTTTCAAACTGTCTGGAAGTCCACCTTCAAATTTGTTATTCTGGAGGTATCTGTCAAAAAAGAGTTGTTTACAAGGTGAGAATTAATCATAGTTTAAAGGGCAATTAAGAAGAGGTTTAATGAGAAAAACTTACAACTCTTGAAGGTTTTCAAGCTCTCCCAGTGATGAAGGGATATGACCactcaattcattgttttccaaATGCCTTGCATTGTCATCACAAGAACATAAGATATCAATAAAACATtagaattaatgaattaatgaatgaatgaaaaatcaGTGTCAGTGCCTGTATAAACTTACAGTGAAACCAAATGATGCAGAGAGCTCAAGTTTGGAATTTGTCCAGAGAGTTTGTTCCCTCCAAGCCAACTGCATCAACAATACATTGTTCTATATGAGATACAAAACCCCAGAACTATCattaagctatatatatatatcaactgtCTTACATGTCTTTCACTGCAGTTAAGTTGGCAATACCATCAGATATTGTCCCCGAGATGCCGAAATTCGTTAGATTCCTAAAACAAACAACCATTTTTATTCATCTTCTCCAACTGActaactaaatatatataagaacacATCCTTAGAACTCACACTTTCAATACTCGACCGAGAAGTCCTTGAGTACATGTCACACCTGTCCATGAGTTCTCCGGTGGAAAGCATGGATCACCACTCCAATCTGAAGGAGGATTGTTCAAGCTTCTAGCCAAATGTTCCATCGCAATCGCTATAAATGatcgaaaaaaaaataattttaatcagAAATCTATGTTAACTTAATGTAGTTCAATTCAAAGTACTTCAAGAATTTACCATCTCTAGTTAGAGTTCTTCCACCAAGTGGCACAATCTGAAGGATTTCTCCGGCATTGATCAATGGACCAACCGGTGAATTTGAGTTAGGATTCAGAGTTATCTCAATCTGACCAGACAATGGCCATTGCTTACCATAAGCCATCACACCCGACGACGAAGCATTCAAGCCTTTGTAGAAGTTATCGCCGTTAATTGAGACATCGAAAACTCTCCAACTATATGGACTTGGATTTCGATTATCTTGGAAGTAAAGAGCTACATAATAACTAGTTTCAGGGAGAGACATTGTTGGCCATTTGACAGTTAACTGCTTTCCTCTGCTTGTAGTCACTGCTCTCTGCATTGCTGCAACAGGTGGAATGTTCCAAAAATCAGATGGATGAAATATTCGATTGGCATTCGACAACCGGGTTTTCATCGACAAAAGACTCCCAATATCGGTTATACGGATCATCTGGATAGCTAGTAACCAATTCCAAAACATTGATCATCACCATGTTAGTCAATCAAATTAATCtgtttaataataaagatatataatGAAACTTTCATTATATAACAAACAATTTGAGTACCTAAGTATAGGGCCATCATGATCCGAAACTATGGCGAGCAACTGTGCTAAGCATGTACTTGAAAAATCTGTGGAATTATACATCGAGTCTTCTAATTGCACCAACTCTAGAGCAGAAATAAATGGACTTGAAACTGTATGTGCATTCCTCGCTAAACAAACACTCAATTCCTTCCCCTTGGAAGCAACAATGATCTCAAAATAAGAAGTCATGCCATCGGCAAAGTTCGCCGATGTGTCGACAGAGCTCCACTTTGTTCCATCAATAATCTGATCAAATACCGGAGGTGCATTTTTACTGTCAAAGTTACCATAGTAGTATGTTGTCCTGACCAAATACTTTGCTCCTTTGGTCACAGGAATCACATAGCAGAACTTGCGAGCCGATGTATCGGCAAAATATCGAAGAGATGATAATATAGGCATTACATTATGATCCTCAACCTTGGATATGTTCCCTTCTTGTATAAATCCTTCATCTGGTATCCATTTGATACCATTTACAGTCTCCTCTTTAGTTGCACCACAACTGATGAAGTAACCTGGGTAAAATGTAGTTGatataaacatgaaattaagcatggagatatatatatatatatatatatatatataacaaacatGTACGTCATGAACAATACTGTTTACTTTGCCTAATCAAGGatgttgaatttaaaaatatttcaatttaaaagtGAAGTTTCATTATATATACAACATTGTTTCATGTTATGAAAGATTGGGGGTTACCTCTAGGAGGGATGGCAGCATCAAGGCATGAAGGTATTATGGTGAGAATGcaaaggaggagaaggatgGAAGAAGACATCATGGAAAGGGGTTCACCCATGCAGGAGGGGAAGGAACCCCATGCAATGCTAATGTGCTTCtctcttagttttttttttttttaattttaatttttttgtgtttatttttgtttatttcttttgctgGATGATTAGAAGGACAAGTGGCAAACAGAGGAAGGATGTAGGAAGACTTGCTTTAAATAGTAACTTTATAGACAGTGGTGATTGGGGTATTGACACGTGGGTTCTGTTTGAGAAATGGTGGGATCTATGTTAAGCCTTTTGTTGACCTGGTCAATGCAAgtgttttatggatttttttttttattgggagAAAAATAAAGTACCAACTATACTATTGCAGATGTGATACTGATTTTATTAtacatgaattatttttattatatatatatatgatattattgtGAGGGGAGCATGCTAGAACCTAGATAAGAAATAGGTTGGAAGGCCGTGTTAATGTGTACATATATGCAAAGAGAGGGACATGTCGGAAAATAGTTGTTTGTTTTGAGGCTGAGGACATGATTGTCTTTTTCTACTTTATCTTGAGGGAAACAAGATTGATTGtacgcatgcatgcatgcactgGGCCTGCCAATTCACTTTGTCACATGCATGGAACAACAGAGAGGATTTTCAGTTGACATGTCTCTgttctattattaatattattgcaCATCAAGTTTTCAAAGATGAATTGCCttggagagagaaaaaaagacatGGATAATGAcaagcatataaataatttatcatgTTATAcatgatatatttaaataaggaTGGTCAAAATGAGTTGAGAAAAATAGGCGAGCATAATTGCCCTTAATTAGCTTTTGCAGAGAGGGTGAAGAAAGGCTAACAAGTAGAGAGGATGGAAGATGGGAGACATGAATGAAAAGCTAACCaactagaatatatatatatatatatattatattgtaatataaatagaaagaaaacattTCCTTCAAAAAAAGTTGGTCATCTTATTTCATCATGCAAGCTGTTTAACTTTAACATCCTGATGAGAAAGTGGGGGACCCTTGTTAAGACTACACTATACTGTTGCATGAcctaaaatatatacaatattatattaatttatatatgtatcatGTATGGGTTATGCGGTGGTCTTGATGTTGAAGTTGAAGTTGAAACCCTAGTGCATGCATGGCTTTTGGAAATGGTCACAGGTGACTGTCATGGAGGTTGATATGGTTTTGGCTATTTGCTATCCTTTTACATTATACATCACTTCAGCTAAATAGTTTGCTTCTGTTGGTCTTCATGCTTTGCCTTAGATAtgtcatacatatataaataaatcaatgtgTTTGTGTACAAATATTCTGTGTCACATTggaaattaagtttttcaattcGATCGGTGCAACTATATTAGTACttgtttaaattaaatgatgtttatttgatGCACTTGTTTGGACATTATGTTTTATGTTCTTTGTAACTAAGGAGCAATCATTGATGTAAGCTTTAAAAACTATTATACTCATTCAAAGTCATTTTGAGACGGTGAAGTAGTActtctttattaaaaatagtatatattcTCAAGAACAAATTAactttatctatttgtttacttttattttcttctacaaTTTACGATCACTTTTTGGGAGTCATCATTGGTAAGATTGAATAAGCTTGAACGTTTGGTAAATCTATATtctttttatcctttttctcaataaaaataaaaataaaaataaatataaatatagctGTATCCTTTGTAATATGTCTTACTTTTTAATGACCTAGTTGCCTATAATGTTTGCTCGTGTCCCCTTATATTGTAAGTTACCAAGAGGAAAATGGTAAATATTGCTTGGTTGGAAGCAAATGTGCACTATAGTTATATATATCATGTCAAAACCCCATCCGAAAtgaaataaactatatatatatgagatacaTCATTCAGTGACGTCCCAGATTTCAAATCAGGGACGTCATAGTGCATCAAAAAAAATCGACCCATTTTCATCATTACGATGAGAAAGCGTTTCAGTGTTGTCGATGTCGTTCACGATTAAAGTGcgatgtttatataatcaatcaaccatatGATGATCCAAAGTCTAGATTTATCTCTTTGATTTGAAATCAGGGGACGTCCCTGATGATATTTTTCCATATAGAACCCATATCGAGGGACGTCCCTGAGTTTCAAATCTAGTGATCTCTAGTAATTTGGATCGATATcatcatatcatatatatactcatagtACTCCATATGAAAGAACCCATTATAGACTGCTCCATTGTGAAAGAACATGTCAGTGTTTAAGTGGGCACAAGGCAACGGAGAAACACAAGTAACAAAAGTGTTAGGTTGTAAACCCTAAAACTTGGGGACCATCATaagaaaccctaaacctaatTGATCATCCTACTACTAGTACTACTCCCTCTTGTTGTGACTCATTCCCTTGCCAGCTTTCATTTTTGGCCCATTATCCCCTTCTTGTTCCTTTGCTCCCCCATCCCTCCATATCCTTTATCCTACTCCACCCCCTCCTTCCTCCCTCTCCCCTGTTCCTAAATTCACAACAcattctttctatatatatatatatatatctaaagtGAATGAGCTTGTGCTAATGTCGGGAATGAAGAGTCTTcatgcttttgatatttatatatagagaaaaagagttattttttataaaaaaaagcttTATATATTCTCCTTCTtctgtttcatatatatatatatatatatatatatagctagtAATACTAGCTTGTGTGGGCTCACACCACCACCTTTCTCTCTCAATCACTAGTactacatatatatctatatatatatatctcttcctCACCACTCATAACAAAGAAACAAGCTAAGGGACAAAAGCCCAAGCCCAAGCCTCagcctcatatatatatagatgtatatatatatatatatatatatatatgaaggaaGGGGAACATCCGAACATCATGAACAACATATATACTCAAGAGTCAAGCAATGCACCACTAGCTTGATATATTTCTAGTCAATTATAGCTAGTGATATCATCATATATGGCATCAATGGTGATTAATGAATTGAAACAACTTTCCACCATAGCTTTCCCCATGATCCTCACTAACCTCCTCCTCTACGGCCGCTCCGCCATCTCCATGCTCTTCATGGGCCAACTCAGGCAAGCTAGCCCTTGCCGGCGGCTCCCTCTCTATCGGCTTCGCCAACATCACCGGCTTCTCCATCCTCTCCGGCCTCTCTTCCGGTCTAGAACCCATTTCCTCTCAAGCTTACGGTGCTCGCCGCTGGCATCTTCTTGGCCTTGCTTTCCAACGCACCGTCTCCATCCTCACCGCTGCCACTCTCACCATCTCTCTCCTTTGGTTCCATTCCGGCTACATCCTCCGTCTCTGCGGCCAAGACCCGGCCATCGCTGCAGTCTCCTCCTCCTACTTACTCTTCTCCATCCCCGTCCTCTTTCTCCAATCCTTCATCACTCCTATGAAGATCTATCTCCGTACTCAGAACATCACCGCACCACTCACCATCGCCGCCGCCCTCGCCCTCGCCCTCCACGCACCCATAAACTTCATCCTCGTTCACCATCTCCGTCTCGGCGTGCGCGGTGTGGCTCTCGCCACTTTCTTCTCCGACGCCAActtcctcatcttcatcatcatctaccTCGCCATCACTGGTTTACACCGGAAGACATGGCCAGGTTGGTCTCTCTCCCAATCCTTTACCGAATGGCGTCCCATCCTCAAACTCGCCGTCCCGAGTTGCATCTCCGTCTGTTTAGAATGGTGGTGGTACGAGCTCATGATAGTCTTCTCCGGCCTTCTCTCCAACGCACCGGACGCGGTGGCCGCCATGGGAATTCTCATCCAAACAACATCTCTGGTTTACATCTTCCCATCTGCTCTCAGTCTCGCTGTCTCAACACGAGTAGGCAACGAGCTCGGCGCCGGTCGGCCAGACAGGGCGAGAGCCGCAACAAAGGGTGGCGTTGTTACTCGCCGTGGCAACCGGCGCCGCAGCAGCTGGTTTCACTGTGTCAGCAAGGCATACTTGGGGACGAGCATTCACCGGAGATAATGCAGTTGTAGCACTGACAGCGGCAGCGTTGCCAGTGCTGGGACTGTGTGAGCTTGGCAACTGTCCTCAGACCACCGGTTGTGGTGCCCTGCGTGGCAGTGCACGGCCGGTATTAGGAGCTAACATAAACCTTGGAGCATTCTACGGCGTGGGGATGCCGGTGGCGATGGTGCTGGGGTTTGTGATGGACATGGGgctcgtaggaatgtggatggGACTGGTGGCTGCACAAGGGACGTGCGCTTTCCTCATGTCTTATGTGTTAATGAGAACTGATTGGTGTTTGGAAGCAAAGAGAGCAAGAGAACTCATCTCCTCAGAGAATTGTGCTTGTGTTattggagaagatgatgatgataatgatgatgatgatgatgatgatgatgacagtTGTAGTAGTATTAGTAGTAGTGGGAGTAGTGGTAGTAGTAGGACAAGTAGTTCATCAGTACTTACAGATAAAGGAAGGGAAGCAAGAGAGGAGACAGAGGCACTGATTTCAGTGAAGATTTTGGAGTAGGGAAGAAAGAAGGTAGGGGAGGTACTTCATGatgtgatataattttttttgggtttttatggTTTTGGTTTGTCTGCTTCTCTTGCTTTTTAAGATGGGGTTCGATCTACTTGTGTGCATGGAATGGAGTGGTGGTGTGTTACTGTCAAGGGATCCCCAGCTGCCTGCTGTATTTGGTTTTCAtgctttgcttcttttatttgCTTGTTTTTATGCAGTGCAAGCCAACTTCAATTCATTTTCTGTAAATTCATATGGTTCATGggctttatttattattattattattttttttttgtttgacgCGTGTGTTTCTTTTGTGTTCATTTGACTTCTATgcaaatgatatatttatatatattgtataagcCCTCACAGGGGACACTTAACTCTCTAGGGATGTGCTCATAATTATTGTGCAACCCTTTGtgttttctgtattttattccACACCTTGAGGATTTTTTTATCAGCTTTTTTCTATTGTACTCGGGTATCTATATGTTTAGTTATTTGTTTgtagattgtttttttttatttaatcaatgtagTTTATcccttttataaaaatataaaaaaattataaaacattaaaaatatggaCATGTctataaacataatttttttttgcctgTTAAcgaattttgtttctttaattt contains:
- the LOC120249334 gene encoding LOW QUALITY PROTEIN: probable LRR receptor-like serine/threonine-protein kinase At1g67720 (The sequence of the model RefSeq protein was modified relative to this genomic sequence to represent the inferred CDS: deleted 1 base in 1 codon), with amino-acid sequence MSSSILLLLCILTIIPSCLDAAIPPRGYFISCGATKEETVNGIKWIPDEGFIQEGNISKVEDHNVMPILSSLRYFADTSARKFCYVIPVTKGAKYLVRTTYYYGNFDSKNAPPVFDQIIDGTKWSSVDTSANFADGMTSYFEIIVASKGKELSVCLARNAHTVSSPFISALELVQLEDSMYNSTDFSSTCLAQLLAIVSDHDGPILSYPDDPYNRYWESFVDENPVVECQSNISSSDFWNIPPVAAMQRAVTTSRGKQLTVKWPTMSLPETSYYVALYFQDNRNPSPYSWRVFDVSINGDNFYKGLNASSSGVMAYGKQWPLSGQIEITLNPNSNSPVGPLINAGEILQIVPLGGRTLTRDAIAMEHLARSLNNPPSDWSGDPCFPPENSWTGVTCTQGLLGRVLKVNLTNFGISGTISDGIANLTAVKDIWLGGNKLSGQIPNLSSLHHLVSLHLENNELSGHIPSSLGELENLQELYLQNNKFEGGLPDSLKKRSGIEIQTYSGDQ
- the LOC120283847 gene encoding LOW QUALITY PROTEIN: protein DETOXIFICATION 49-like (The sequence of the model RefSeq protein was modified relative to this genomic sequence to represent the inferred CDS: deleted 2 bases in 2 codons), yielding MASMVINELKQLSTIAFPMILTNLLLYGRSAISMLFMGQLGKLALAGGSLSIGFANITGFSILSGLSSGLEPISSQAYGARRWHLLGLAFQRTVSILTAATLTISLLWFHSGYILRLCGQDPAIAAVSSSYLLFSIPVLFLQSFITPMKIYLRTQNITAPLTIAAALALALHAPINFILVHHLRLGVRGVALATFFSDANFLIFIIIYLAITGLHRKTWPGWSLSQSFTEWRPILKLAVPSCISVCLEWWWYELMIVFSGLLSNAPDAVAAMGILIQTTSLVYIFPSALSLAVSTRVGNELGAGRPDRARAATRVALLLAVATGAAAAGFTVSARHTWGRAFTGDNAVVALTAAALPVLGLCELGNCPQTTGCGALRGSARPVLGANINLGAFYGVGMPVAMVLGFVMDMGLVGMWMGLVAAQGTCAFLMSYVLMRTDWCLEAKRARELISSENCACVIGEDDDDNDDDDDDDDDSCSSISSSGSSGSSRTSSSSVLTDKGREAREETEALISVKILE